In a genomic window of Solidesulfovibrio fructosivorans JJ]:
- a CDS encoding methyl-accepting chemotaxis protein, producing the protein MQWFHNMRVGPKLIGSFILMSLIVMTVGLLGLHNMGLISDMAETIYNRELLGVAAIREANVNLVYADRATKNLILSTSREERSKLIEHIDAYKKSYVRQMAIARPLFASEEGKSMLNRLEAAWQDLTPVWDQIVKATQSENLETDRASVALSMGAGREKTRALDGLMSEVVRHKEDNAKNYAMAAETLYKRSRTMLTVVLTAAVLLGMGLGWSISRGIAVPLTACVAFAKALAQGDLTRKLDFERADEVGQVCQALREVAQAEGEVTEIAGKMAHGDLRVSVEKRGPVDTLMESLNDMIKRLTMVVAEVQSGADNMASGAQELSASSESLSQGASEQAASVEESSSSMEQISGSIIRNADNARETESLANKAGQDAKESGQAMNDTVAAMRQIATKISIIEEIARQTDLLALNAAVEAARAGEHGRGFAVVAAEVRKLAERSQSAAAEINALSASSLDVAERAGRLLEKLVPDILKTSELVQEIAAASHEQSSGAELVNKGLQQLDQVVQQNASASEELASTAEELSSQAEQLVSTVAFFQTDGQQMRAASAPARKRTPAGVGGNGPKPNQGNRLPPEPTPLPRAVADSDDALFERF; encoded by the coding sequence ATGCAATGGTTTCATAACATGCGTGTGGGGCCGAAGTTGATTGGTTCCTTCATCCTGATGTCTCTGATCGTCATGACGGTCGGCCTGCTGGGCTTGCACAACATGGGACTCATCAGCGACATGGCCGAAACGATATACAACAGGGAACTGCTGGGCGTCGCGGCCATCCGGGAGGCCAACGTCAACCTCGTCTACGCCGACCGGGCCACCAAAAATCTCATTTTGTCCACCTCGCGCGAGGAGCGCAGCAAGCTTATCGAACACATCGACGCCTACAAGAAAAGCTATGTGCGGCAGATGGCCATAGCCCGGCCCCTGTTCGCTTCCGAAGAAGGCAAGTCCATGCTGAACCGGCTCGAGGCGGCTTGGCAAGACCTGACCCCGGTATGGGACCAGATCGTCAAGGCCACCCAAAGCGAGAACCTTGAGACGGACCGGGCCTCGGTGGCCTTGTCCATGGGGGCCGGCCGCGAAAAGACCCGGGCCTTGGACGGCCTCATGAGCGAGGTTGTCCGGCACAAGGAGGACAACGCCAAAAACTACGCCATGGCAGCGGAGACGCTGTATAAGCGGAGCCGCACGATGCTCACCGTGGTGCTCACCGCGGCCGTGCTGCTCGGCATGGGCCTCGGCTGGAGCATTTCCCGGGGCATCGCCGTGCCCTTGACCGCCTGCGTGGCCTTCGCCAAGGCCCTGGCCCAGGGGGACCTGACCCGCAAGCTCGATTTCGAACGGGCCGACGAAGTGGGACAGGTGTGCCAGGCCCTGCGCGAAGTGGCCCAGGCCGAAGGCGAGGTGACCGAAATCGCCGGCAAGATGGCCCATGGCGACCTGCGGGTCAGCGTGGAGAAACGCGGCCCGGTCGATACGCTCATGGAATCGTTAAACGACATGATCAAACGCCTGACCATGGTCGTCGCCGAGGTGCAAAGCGGGGCGGACAACATGGCTTCCGGGGCCCAGGAACTGAGCGCCTCGTCCGAGTCCCTGTCCCAGGGCGCGTCGGAACAGGCCGCCTCCGTGGAGGAAAGCTCCTCCTCCATGGAACAGATCAGCGGCTCCATCATACGCAACGCCGACAATGCCCGCGAGACCGAATCCCTCGCCAACAAGGCCGGACAGGACGCCAAGGAATCCGGCCAGGCCATGAACGACACCGTGGCCGCCATGCGCCAGATCGCCACCAAGATTTCCATCATCGAGGAAATCGCCCGCCAGACCGACCTGCTCGCCTTAAACGCCGCCGTAGAAGCGGCCCGGGCCGGCGAACACGGCCGGGGGTTCGCCGTGGTGGCCGCCGAGGTCAGGAAGCTCGCCGAACGCAGCCAGTCCGCCGCGGCCGAGATCAACGCCCTTTCCGCCTCGAGCCTCGACGTGGCCGAACGGGCCGGCCGGCTCCTGGAAAAGCTCGTGCCGGACATCCTCAAGACGTCCGAGCTGGTGCAGGAAATCGCCGCCGCCTCCCACGAACAGAGCTCCGGCGCGGAACTGGTCAACAAGGGGTTGCAACAGCTCGACCAGGTCGTGCAGCAAAACGCCTCGGCATCCGAAGAACTGGCGTCCACGGCCGAGGAGCTTTCCTCGCAAGCCGAACAACTCGTCAGCACGGTGGCCTTTTTCCAGACCGACGGGCAGCAAATGCGCGCGGCAAGCGCACCCGCCAGAAAAAGGACCCCGGCGGGCGTAGGCGGCAACGGCCCTAAGCCCAACCAGGGGAACAGGCTCCCGCCCGAACCGACGCCGCTGCCGCGGGCCGTCGCCGACTCGGACGACGCCCTGTTCGAACGATTCTAG
- a CDS encoding helix-turn-helix domain-containing protein, translating to MKRISYTRRYECFRALLLSLRKEAGLRQTELAARLGYPQSYVSKYESGQRRIDLIELEAICQALGITLLEFVARFNDG from the coding sequence GTGAAGCGTATTAGTTACACGCGGCGCTACGAGTGTTTCCGCGCTCTTCTGCTTTCGCTCCGCAAGGAGGCCGGATTGCGCCAGACCGAGTTGGCCGCGCGCTTGGGATATCCGCAATCCTACGTGAGCAAGTACGAAAGCGGCCAGCGGCGCATCGACCTGATCGAATTGGAGGCCATATGCCAGGCCCTCGGGATCACGCTGCTGGAATTCGTGGCGCGCTTCAACGATGGCTAG
- a CDS encoding iron-containing alcohol dehydrogenase yields the protein MRISKFAIPEIIFGRGSIVHLASCAKRLGGRRVLLVSDQGLVAAGWVDRIMDILRDNGLEWIYYDAVNSNPRDYQIHEGAEIYARERADVIIAVGGGSPMDAGKGIATIVGNGGRISDYEGANRIMRPLPPMIFMPTTAGSGSDISQFCIITDVERQVKMSIISRSLVPNISIIDPLVLLTKSEHLIIASAIDAFAHAVESYLSLLASPFTEVQALKAMRLIMRNLPAALADRSIEALENLSIAATSAGMSFSNAGLGIGHSLAHSLGGMFDVLHGLVHPILLPAVMRYNLPTSLDKLATIGRIVCGPRMCSSEYIAMAGINWLERFYADLGVPVRLRDILPDKGCLETIARTAVNDACTLTNPRPVTWESLLGICQEAW from the coding sequence ATGCGGATCAGCAAGTTCGCCATCCCAGAGATCATCTTCGGTCGGGGCAGCATCGTCCACCTGGCTTCCTGCGCCAAGCGCCTGGGCGGACGCCGGGTGTTGCTCGTCAGCGACCAGGGGCTCGTCGCGGCCGGCTGGGTGGACCGGATCATGGACATCCTGCGCGACAACGGCCTCGAATGGATCTATTACGACGCCGTCAATTCCAATCCGCGCGATTACCAGATCCATGAAGGCGCGGAAATCTACGCCCGCGAGCGGGCCGACGTCATCATCGCCGTGGGCGGCGGCAGCCCCATGGACGCGGGCAAAGGCATCGCCACCATCGTCGGCAACGGCGGCCGCATCAGCGACTACGAAGGGGCCAACCGCATCATGCGGCCCCTGCCCCCCATGATCTTCATGCCGACCACGGCCGGCTCGGGCTCGGACATCTCCCAGTTCTGCATCATCACCGACGTCGAGCGCCAGGTGAAGATGTCCATCATCAGCCGCTCGCTCGTGCCCAACATTTCCATCATCGACCCGCTGGTTCTCCTGACCAAAAGCGAACACCTCATCATCGCCTCGGCCATCGACGCCTTCGCCCACGCCGTGGAGTCCTACCTGTCGCTTCTGGCCTCGCCCTTTACCGAGGTGCAGGCCTTAAAAGCCATGCGCCTTATCATGCGCAACCTCCCGGCCGCCCTGGCCGACCGGTCCATCGAGGCCTTGGAGAACCTGAGCATCGCCGCCACCTCGGCCGGCATGTCCTTTTCCAACGCCGGGCTCGGCATCGGCCATTCCCTGGCCCATTCGCTGGGCGGCATGTTCGACGTGCTCCACGGCCTGGTCCATCCCATCCTGCTGCCGGCGGTCATGCGCTACAACCTGCCGACGAGCCTGGACAAGCTGGCCACCATCGGCCGCATCGTCTGCGGTCCGCGCATGTGCTCCTCGGAATACATCGCCATGGCCGGCATCAACTGGCTGGAGCGGTTCTACGCCGACCTCGGGGTGCCGGTGCGCCTGCGCGACATCCTGCCGGACAAGGGCTGCCTGGAGACCATCGCCCGCACGGCGGTCAACGACGCCTGCACCCTGACCAATCCACGCCCCGTCACCTGGGAGTCGCTTCTTGGCATCTGCCAGGAGGCCTGGTGA
- a CDS encoding two-component system sensor histidine kinase NtrB: protein MPWRAPSLEDLIGIEHSKLGFFQELRQTIEALKDANTQSSQRRREIAAILDGITDIMMVLTPDLRILSVNHVFRQVFPDPAPEGKFCYEIFRGENHPCPNCPAQRSFATGDICRETAIFKINGKNIQFEMVASPIHHPDDPEQHILVFKRDVTREKEYQAKFYQAEKMATIGMLATGVAHEVNNPLTAIFGFAEGLRRRLPTLRETVDPAVMDDVEDYVTTILQECRRCQDIVTTLLTFSRHKTVSFSPVSLNAVVEDTLKLLRSHLRQRNQAKITVRTELCEDLPMVSGDEHQIKQVMLNLLVNAMDAIVGPGHIIITTFQEASGAVCLSVEDSGCGVPKENMDKLFEPFFTTKRAGKGIGIGLSTCMTIVNKHQGEITVKSKPGEGSVFIVKLPVNTDKTS, encoded by the coding sequence ATGCCCTGGCGGGCGCCGTCCCTCGAGGATCTCATCGGCATCGAGCACAGCAAGCTCGGTTTTTTCCAGGAGCTGCGTCAGACCATCGAAGCCTTGAAGGACGCCAATACCCAGTCCTCCCAGCGACGTCGCGAGATAGCCGCCATCCTCGACGGCATCACCGACATCATGATGGTGCTCACCCCTGACCTGCGCATCCTGTCGGTCAACCACGTCTTCCGGCAGGTCTTTCCCGATCCCGCGCCGGAAGGGAAATTCTGCTACGAGATCTTTCGCGGCGAGAACCACCCCTGCCCGAACTGTCCGGCCCAGAGATCCTTCGCCACCGGCGACATCTGCCGCGAAACCGCGATTTTCAAGATCAACGGCAAGAACATCCAATTCGAGATGGTGGCCTCGCCCATCCACCACCCCGACGACCCCGAGCAGCATATCCTGGTCTTCAAACGCGACGTGACGCGGGAAAAGGAATACCAGGCCAAGTTCTACCAGGCCGAGAAGATGGCCACCATCGGCATGCTGGCCACGGGCGTGGCCCACGAGGTCAACAATCCGCTCACCGCCATCTTCGGTTTCGCCGAGGGCTTGCGCCGGCGGCTGCCGACCCTGCGCGAAACGGTCGATCCCGCCGTGATGGACGATGTGGAGGACTACGTCACCACCATCCTGCAGGAGTGCCGCCGCTGCCAGGACATCGTCACCACGCTTCTCACCTTCAGCCGGCACAAGACCGTGAGCTTTTCCCCGGTGAGCTTGAACGCCGTGGTCGAGGACACGCTCAAGCTCCTGCGCAGCCACCTCAGGCAGCGCAATCAGGCCAAGATCACCGTGCGCACGGAGCTGTGCGAGGACCTGCCCATGGTTTCCGGCGACGAGCACCAGATCAAGCAGGTGATGCTGAACCTCCTGGTCAACGCCATGGACGCCATCGTCGGGCCCGGCCACATCATCATCACCACCTTCCAGGAAGCCTCCGGCGCGGTCTGCCTGTCCGTGGAGGATTCCGGCTGCGGCGTCCCCAAGGAAAACATGGACAAGCTGTTCGAACCCTTTTTCACCACCAAGCGGGCCGGCAAGGGCATCGGCATCGGGCTTTCCACCTGCATGACCATCGTGAACAAACACCAGGGCGAGATTACGGTCAAAAGCAAGCCCGGCGAGGGCTCGGTCTTTATCGTCAAGCTCCCCGTCAACACGGACAAAACATCGTGA
- a CDS encoding sigma-54-dependent transcriptional regulator, with amino-acid sequence MSNPSYSVLVVDDEPSIGKLLKKELSSPARAVAAAETAHQAREMLRRNTYEVVVLDLRLPDADGLDVLVEIRQHSPDVEVIIITGHGNIDSAVEAMKLGAYDYITKPFNLEELELIVERAYQRACLRFENRQLKHAQNQGQPQQIVGNSAAIKQIRFLIDKVAPTDVPVLITGESGAGKEVAATAIQARSKRADKPYVIKNCATLQKELARSELFGYVKGSFTGAMENREGLMTFANKGTLFLDEIGELPMEVQASLLRTLENKTYRRVGDKDERTTDLRLIFATNRNLAKEVEAGRFHEALYHRINVFNIELPPLRERKEDIPLLVEYFLGRVQAGGTYRVSDRAMACLINYQWPGNIRELRNVIERGVILAENGVITENALPRELSMQTEGENDFLSLEAVEREHIAKVLACFANNRTLAATALGISRKTLYRKIREYAIM; translated from the coding sequence GTGAGCAACCCCTCCTACAGCGTGCTGGTGGTGGATGACGAGCCTTCCATCGGCAAATTGCTCAAAAAGGAATTGTCCTCCCCGGCCCGGGCCGTGGCGGCGGCGGAAACGGCGCATCAGGCCCGGGAGATGCTGCGGCGCAACACCTACGAAGTGGTGGTGCTCGACCTGCGCCTGCCCGACGCCGACGGCCTGGACGTGCTGGTGGAGATCCGCCAGCATTCTCCGGACGTCGAGGTCATCATCATCACCGGCCACGGCAACATCGACTCGGCCGTGGAGGCCATGAAGCTCGGGGCCTACGACTACATCACCAAGCCCTTCAATCTGGAGGAGCTGGAGCTCATCGTGGAGCGGGCCTACCAGCGGGCCTGCCTGCGCTTCGAGAACCGCCAGCTCAAGCATGCCCAGAACCAGGGCCAGCCCCAGCAGATCGTGGGCAATTCGGCCGCCATCAAGCAGATCCGCTTCCTCATCGACAAGGTCGCGCCCACCGATGTGCCCGTGCTCATCACCGGCGAGTCCGGGGCCGGCAAGGAAGTTGCGGCCACGGCCATCCAGGCGCGGTCCAAGCGGGCGGACAAGCCCTACGTCATCAAGAACTGCGCCACCCTGCAAAAGGAGCTGGCCCGCTCGGAATTGTTCGGCTACGTCAAGGGATCTTTTACCGGGGCCATGGAGAACCGCGAAGGGCTTATGACCTTCGCCAACAAGGGCACGCTTTTTCTCGACGAGATCGGGGAGCTGCCCATGGAGGTCCAGGCCTCGCTCCTGCGCACCCTGGAGAACAAGACCTACCGCCGGGTGGGCGACAAGGACGAGCGCACCACGGATTTGCGCCTGATCTTCGCCACCAACCGCAACCTGGCCAAGGAGGTCGAGGCCGGGCGGTTCCACGAGGCGCTCTATCACCGCATCAACGTCTTCAACATCGAGCTGCCGCCGCTTCGGGAGCGCAAGGAAGACATCCCGCTTTTGGTCGAGTATTTCCTGGGCCGGGTCCAGGCCGGCGGCACCTACCGCGTGTCCGACCGCGCCATGGCCTGCCTTATCAACTACCAGTGGCCGGGCAACATCCGGGAGCTGCGCAACGTCATCGAACGCGGCGTGATCCTGGCCGAGAACGGGGTGATCACGGAAAACGCCCTGCCGCGCGAACTGTCCATGCAGACCGAGGGCGAAAACGACTTCCTGTCGCTTGAGGCCGTGGAGCGCGAGCACATCGCCAAGGTCCTGGCCTGCTTCGCCAACAACCGCACCCTGGCCGCCACGGCGCTCGGCATCTCGCGCAAGACGCTCTACCGCAAGATCCGCGAATACGCCATCATGTGA
- a CDS encoding cytochrome c family protein, producing MGWRFLVGLVAVAITALCPGVSDGEPAPPLRYVGSKACAGCHAAQYDAFMKHSKKAHSCVSLRRMAGKLTPEELTGCFGCHTTGYGKPGGFTSFAATPEMAEAGCEVCHGPGSAHVASQDPADIKGKLTVADCRDCHNDTRVRAFGYKPLLRAGAH from the coding sequence ATGGGATGGCGATTTCTCGTAGGCCTGGTCGCCGTCGCTATCACGGCGCTATGTCCCGGCGTCAGCGACGGCGAGCCCGCCCCGCCTCTCCGCTACGTAGGCTCCAAGGCCTGCGCCGGCTGCCATGCCGCACAGTACGATGCCTTTATGAAGCATTCCAAAAAGGCTCATTCCTGCGTGAGCCTGCGCCGCATGGCGGGCAAACTCACCCCCGAGGAACTCACCGGCTGCTTTGGCTGCCACACCACGGGCTACGGCAAGCCGGGGGGCTTCACGAGCTTCGCCGCCACGCCGGAGATGGCCGAGGCCGGCTGCGAGGTCTGCCATGGCCCCGGATCGGCCCATGTCGCCTCCCAGGACCCGGCCGACATCAAGGGCAAGCTCACCGTGGCCGATTGCCGGGACTGCCATAATGACACACGCGTGCGCGCCTTCGGCTACAAGCCGCTTTTGCGGGCAGGCGCGCATTGA
- a CDS encoding methyl-accepting chemotaxis protein, whose translation MSKRTSSLGVKALLLVLFVAAVVLAGLFAANTLWQREMTLNRIREAARRSARLIELVVGEPMRLGDNETTISQFSLIAGTRGRLQAYLTDFRGEATYATRKEALRQPLTRTLPGPGIAALLDTALTKGQDAADLETVNGKPSFVTARPVKNAPECHHCHGASREILGAMVTVEDVGSEMAALKGAEVKAGLLSLGGLLALVAALWLFMKRTIIDRLAFISVRSEHIAAGDMDACQDIHQRVDQRTQKGRVDEITQLGRSLCTLVENLKHKIAEADQKSCEAACEAERAGTCLAEAETAREEALAARREGAAAAARTLEGVLARMGDASASLSEKVQQARDGSHVQKDAAKETSLAITEMNKVVLDVAQNAADAVSTAGDARDRASQGSKSVLDLVAMIGSIRQRAESLREDITALGKEAQGIGAVIGVISDIADQTNLLALNAAIEAARAGDAGRGFAVVADEVRKLAEKTMQATTEVEQAITAIQQGTREHVESVREAAEAIEKADVLARGSGDALTGIVSLVGASADQISSIAAAAEEQSAVSEQISNTMDSISHISEETAVAMEHAGEAVAGLTEEAENLKRLIDEMLA comes from the coding sequence ATGTCCAAACGCACCAGTTCCCTCGGAGTCAAGGCCCTGCTTCTGGTCCTGTTCGTGGCCGCTGTCGTGCTGGCCGGACTGTTCGCCGCCAACACGCTTTGGCAGCGCGAAATGACCCTGAACCGCATCCGCGAGGCGGCCCGGCGCTCGGCCCGGCTGATCGAACTCGTGGTCGGCGAACCCATGCGCCTGGGCGACAACGAAACCACCATCAGCCAGTTTTCCCTGATCGCCGGCACGCGCGGCCGGTTGCAGGCGTATCTGACCGATTTTCGCGGCGAGGCCACCTACGCCACACGCAAGGAAGCCTTGCGGCAACCGTTGACCCGGACCCTGCCCGGTCCCGGGATCGCCGCGCTGCTCGACACGGCCCTTACGAAGGGCCAGGACGCCGCCGACCTGGAAACCGTGAACGGCAAGCCGTCGTTCGTCACCGCGCGTCCGGTGAAAAACGCTCCCGAATGCCACCATTGCCACGGCGCAAGCAGGGAGATCCTCGGGGCGATGGTCACGGTGGAAGACGTCGGCTCTGAAATGGCGGCGCTCAAGGGAGCCGAAGTCAAGGCGGGCCTGCTGTCCCTGGGCGGCCTGCTGGCTTTGGTCGCGGCGCTGTGGCTTTTCATGAAGCGCACCATCATCGACCGCCTGGCCTTCATTTCCGTCCGCAGCGAGCATATCGCGGCCGGCGATATGGACGCTTGCCAGGATATCCACCAACGCGTGGACCAGCGGACCCAAAAAGGCCGTGTGGACGAGATCACCCAACTCGGCCGGTCGCTGTGCACCCTCGTGGAAAACCTCAAGCACAAGATCGCCGAGGCCGACCAGAAGAGCTGCGAGGCGGCCTGCGAGGCCGAGCGCGCCGGAACATGCCTGGCCGAGGCGGAAACGGCCCGGGAGGAAGCCCTGGCCGCCCGCCGCGAAGGCGCCGCCGCCGCCGCCCGCACCCTGGAGGGCGTGCTGGCCCGGATGGGCGATGCCTCGGCCTCCCTGTCCGAAAAAGTCCAACAGGCGCGGGACGGTTCACACGTCCAGAAGGACGCGGCCAAGGAAACCTCCCTGGCCATCACCGAAATGAACAAGGTGGTGCTCGACGTGGCCCAGAACGCCGCCGATGCCGTGTCCACCGCCGGCGACGCCCGCGACCGCGCCTCCCAAGGCTCCAAATCCGTGCTCGACCTGGTGGCCATGATCGGCTCCATTCGGCAGCGGGCCGAGTCCCTGCGCGAAGACATCACCGCGCTCGGCAAAGAGGCCCAGGGCATCGGCGCTGTCATCGGCGTCATCTCCGATATTGCCGACCAGACCAACCTTCTGGCCCTAAACGCCGCCATCGAGGCCGCCCGGGCCGGCGACGCCGGCCGGGGCTTCGCCGTGGTCGCCGACGAGGTGCGCAAGCTGGCCGAAAAAACCATGCAGGCCACCACCGAAGTGGAACAAGCCATCACCGCCATCCAACAAGGCACCCGCGAACACGTGGAAAGCGTTCGGGAAGCCGCGGAAGCCATCGAAAAGGCCGATGTCCTGGCCCGTGGATCGGGCGACGCCCTGACCGGCATCGTCTCCCTCGTCGGCGCTTCGGCGGACCAGATCAGCTCCATTGCCGCCGCCGCCGAGGAACAATCGGCCGTCAGCGAACAGATCAGCAACACTATGGACTCCATAAGCCACATCTCCGAGGAAACCGCCGTGGCCATGGAACACGCCGGCGAAGCCGTGGCCGGCCTGACCGAAGAAGCCGAGAATCTCAAACGCCTTATCGACGAGATGTTGGCCTAG
- the glgP gene encoding alpha-glucan family phosphorylase — translation MQPLRVYSVVPKLPPKLNALWDLAYNLLFSWNDDITTLFAQVDRKLWRECSGNPVGFLNKLPQKTLENLAEDDFFVERVRDLRQTLETYLSRKTTSIPFPDRDGQPVVAYFSLEYGISACLPVYSGGLGILAGDHLKSASDLCVPLVGIGLCYQQGYFRQYLTADGWQQERYPIYDFQQMPLSLCKNEAGAPIMIHVDLKGERVHAQIWKAQVGRVPLYLMDTNVPENQPASRQLTNRLYGGDLETRVRQEYLLGIGGIRALEALSLKPKVIHMNEGHSAFAGLERIAIFMDKHKLSFEAAMELVASSSIFTTHTPVPAGNDRFPPDLIQAYFEDYAKRLGLAFKVLMALGREDPRNDAEHFCMPVLALKLSRFNNGVSKLHGVVSRKMWNRVWNQYPVEDVPIGALTNGVHVPTWVAQDMAALYDRYFGVNWREDPDTNRVFAQTYLISDAELWRTHERLRERLVGYVRERLRDQLLARGARRAELQSAEEVLDPQTLTIGFARRFATYKRANLLLSDKARLLKILSNTDHPVQFIFAGKAHPHDNEGKKIIQELVQLCQSSQCRFNMVFLEDYDMEIASYLVQGVDVWLNTPRRPLEACGTSGMKAMCNGVLNYSTLDGWWAEAWKPDNSVGWAIGQGEEYEDGGYQDFVESQTLYNILENEIIPTFYDRGHHGNLPRNWIHKMKDSISQLAPHYNSHRMVEDYARVAYVPALENYNRLTRDDCAAAKNLASWRMDMMTKWSSLDIRNIRSEDPEELHVGDPVLVRAEVHLNGIRPQDLEVQIYAGRLDYEGKFAQRETVNMQTTETTPDGWHVYTGKIQPTEAGRFGYTVRILPHHPLLLDSHSLGLIRWASA, via the coding sequence ATGCAGCCGTTACGCGTTTATAGCGTTGTGCCGAAGTTGCCGCCCAAACTCAACGCGCTTTGGGATCTGGCCTACAACCTGCTTTTTTCCTGGAATGACGACATCACAACGCTTTTCGCCCAGGTGGACCGAAAGCTGTGGCGCGAGTGCTCGGGCAACCCGGTGGGCTTCCTCAACAAGCTGCCGCAAAAAACCCTGGAAAACCTGGCCGAGGACGACTTCTTCGTCGAGCGGGTGCGCGACCTGCGCCAGACCCTCGAAACCTACCTCTCCCGGAAAACAACCTCCATTCCCTTTCCGGACCGCGACGGCCAACCGGTAGTGGCCTATTTCAGCCTGGAATACGGCATCAGCGCCTGCCTGCCCGTCTACTCGGGGGGACTCGGCATCCTGGCCGGCGACCACCTCAAATCGGCCAGCGACCTGTGCGTGCCCCTGGTCGGCATCGGCCTGTGCTACCAGCAAGGCTACTTCCGCCAGTACCTGACGGCCGACGGCTGGCAGCAGGAACGCTACCCCATTTACGATTTCCAGCAGATGCCGCTGTCGCTTTGTAAAAACGAGGCCGGCGCGCCCATCATGATCCACGTCGACCTCAAGGGCGAACGGGTCCATGCCCAGATTTGGAAAGCCCAGGTCGGCCGGGTGCCGCTCTACCTCATGGACACCAACGTGCCGGAAAACCAGCCCGCCTCGCGCCAGCTCACCAACCGGCTCTACGGCGGCGACCTGGAAACCCGCGTGCGCCAGGAATACCTGCTCGGCATCGGCGGCATCCGGGCCCTGGAAGCGCTCTCGCTCAAGCCCAAGGTCATCCACATGAACGAAGGCCATTCCGCCTTCGCCGGGCTCGAACGCATCGCCATCTTCATGGACAAGCACAAGCTGTCCTTCGAGGCCGCCATGGAACTCGTGGCCTCGAGCTCCATTTTCACCACCCACACGCCCGTGCCCGCCGGCAACGACCGCTTTCCGCCGGACCTGATCCAGGCCTATTTCGAGGATTACGCCAAACGCCTGGGCCTGGCCTTCAAGGTGCTCATGGCCCTCGGCCGCGAGGACCCGCGAAACGACGCCGAACACTTCTGCATGCCGGTTCTGGCGCTCAAGCTCTCGCGCTTCAACAACGGCGTCTCCAAACTCCACGGCGTTGTCTCGCGCAAGATGTGGAACCGCGTCTGGAACCAGTACCCCGTCGAGGACGTGCCCATCGGCGCGCTGACCAACGGCGTGCACGTGCCGACCTGGGTGGCCCAGGACATGGCCGCCCTCTACGACCGCTACTTCGGGGTCAACTGGCGTGAAGATCCGGACACCAACCGCGTCTTCGCCCAGACCTACCTGATCTCCGACGCCGAACTGTGGCGCACCCACGAACGGCTGCGCGAGCGGCTGGTCGGCTACGTGCGCGAGCGGCTGCGCGATCAGCTGCTGGCCCGGGGCGCCAGGCGCGCGGAATTGCAAAGCGCCGAGGAAGTCCTCGATCCCCAGACGCTGACCATCGGCTTCGCCCGCCGCTTCGCCACCTACAAGCGGGCCAACCTGCTGCTCAGCGACAAGGCGCGGCTGCTCAAGATCCTCTCCAACACCGACCACCCCGTGCAGTTCATCTTCGCCGGCAAAGCCCACCCCCACGACAACGAAGGCAAGAAAATCATCCAGGAACTGGTGCAGCTCTGCCAGAGCTCCCAGTGCCGCTTCAACATGGTCTTCCTCGAAGACTACGACATGGAAATCGCCAGCTACCTCGTGCAGGGCGTGGACGTGTGGCTCAATACGCCCCGCCGGCCGCTGGAAGCCTGCGGCACCAGCGGCATGAAAGCCATGTGCAACGGCGTGCTCAACTACAGCACCCTCGACGGCTGGTGGGCCGAAGCCTGGAAACCCGACAACAGCGTGGGCTGGGCCATCGGACAGGGCGAAGAATACGAGGACGGCGGCTACCAGGACTTCGTGGAGAGCCAGACCCTCTACAATATCCTGGAAAACGAAATCATCCCGACCTTCTACGACCGCGGGCACCACGGCAACCTGCCGCGCAACTGGATCCACAAGATGAAGGACTCCATCAGCCAGCTCGCCCCTCACTACAACTCCCACCGCATGGTCGAAGACTACGCCCGCGTGGCCTACGTGCCGGCGCTGGAAAACTACAACCGGCTGACCCGCGACGACTGCGCCGCCGCCAAAAACCTCGCCTCCTGGCGCATGGACATGATGACCAAATGGAGCAGCCTCGATATCCGCAACATCCGCTCCGAAGACCCTGAAGAGCTCCACGTCGGCGACCCGGTGCTGGTGCGGGCCGAAGTGCACTTAAACGGCATCCGGCCCCAGGACCTCGAGGTCCAGATCTACGCCGGCCGGCTGGACTACGAAGGCAAATTCGCCCAGCGCGAAACCGTCAACATGCAGACCACCGAAACCACCCCCGACGGCTGGCACGTTTATACCGGCAAGATCCAACCCACCGAGGCCGGCCGCTTCGGCTATACCGTGCGCATCCTGCCCCACCACCCGCTGCTGCTCGACTCCCATTCCCTGGGCCTGATCCGCTGGGCCTCGGCCTAA